In a genomic window of Aggregatimonas sangjinii:
- a CDS encoding Crp/Fnr family transcriptional regulator, with the protein MKKVRTGTESGLTNDSKLFANIRKHIDLDGSEKIYLEGLVAVKTYQKNELLLDQGQVCKNLFFVEEGSLRAYHLNREGKEATIMFAIEDWWISDMYCFANQKPAMVSLEALEASKVVALSFDVFGLLVQRLPKFERFFRILFQNAYAREQLRILDAISFTTEQRYHRFVSKYPHIAKKVTQKQIASYLGVTPEFLSSVKKK; encoded by the coding sequence TTGAAAAAAGTACGAACTGGAACGGAAAGTGGATTAACTAATGACTCCAAATTATTCGCCAACATAAGAAAACATATCGATCTTGATGGTTCCGAGAAAATATATCTTGAAGGTCTTGTTGCGGTCAAAACCTATCAAAAAAACGAATTGTTACTCGATCAGGGCCAGGTTTGCAAGAACCTATTTTTTGTCGAGGAAGGCAGTCTGCGCGCGTACCATTTAAACAGGGAAGGGAAAGAGGCGACCATTATGTTCGCCATTGAGGATTGGTGGATATCCGATATGTACTGTTTTGCCAATCAAAAACCCGCAATGGTATCGTTGGAAGCGCTTGAAGCCAGCAAGGTGGTTGCCTTGAGTTTCGATGTGTTCGGGCTCTTAGTGCAGCGATTGCCTAAGTTCGAGCGTTTTTTTAGAATCCTTTTTCAAAATGCCTATGCCCGCGAACAGCTGCGCATTCTTGATGCCATTTCGTTCACCACAGAGCAAAGGTACCACCGCTTTGTAAGCAAGTATCCGCATATCGCTAAAAAGGTAACACAGAAACAAATCGCATCCTACCTAGGGGTAACACCGGAATTTTTAAGTTCGGTAAAAAAAAAGTGA
- a CDS encoding porin family protein has product MIHLIAGKLKRIAINTILLFSALGIAQEINFGAKAGFNISSLRGDYPNGIEKKAKVGFHIGSLAEYVVNEKIGVQPELLFSRQGVTSKTNNEGFRLTQTTLLNYLNLALIGKYVVLEKLSIEFGPQFGYVLTAKSKWEYVDNTDSSRNETLEFDLINDQTFTFLGETFMGEGGINRFDFGLSLGAAYALNEHVFVQVRYTLGLLTVDEISTFNQSNESWKLKNSVLQFSVGYQF; this is encoded by the coding sequence ATGATACATTTAATTGCAGGAAAATTAAAGCGCATAGCGATTAATACGATACTACTATTCTCTGCACTGGGGATTGCCCAAGAAATCAACTTCGGTGCAAAAGCGGGATTCAATATTTCTAGCTTACGGGGAGATTATCCCAACGGTATCGAAAAAAAGGCAAAAGTCGGTTTTCACATAGGAAGTTTGGCCGAGTATGTGGTTAATGAAAAGATCGGTGTACAACCAGAGCTGCTTTTCTCCCGACAAGGTGTAACAAGCAAGACAAATAATGAGGGTTTTCGTCTTACGCAAACTACTCTGCTAAATTATCTGAACCTCGCCCTTATTGGCAAGTATGTCGTTCTGGAGAAGCTCTCGATTGAGTTCGGACCACAATTTGGCTATGTCTTAACGGCAAAATCTAAATGGGAATATGTAGATAATACGGATTCCTCGAGAAATGAAACTCTTGAATTTGATTTGATCAATGATCAAACGTTTACCTTTTTAGGAGAGACCTTTATGGGAGAAGGAGGTATCAACAGATTCGATTTTGGACTGAGCCTAGGTGCAGCCTATGCGTTGAACGAACATGTTTTCGTTCAAGTCAGATATACCCTCGGGCTTTTGACAGTGGACGAAATATCAACCTTCAATCAAAGTAACGAAAGCTGGAAATTGAAAAACTCCGTACTTCAATTTTCTGTAGGTTATCAATTCTAA
- a CDS encoding SDR family oxidoreductase — MKKIALITGTSSGLGLETAIILAKNGYTVYATMRSLAKKEPLLARAQEEHIQLKVLALDVTEQQSVDNCVQTIIAAEGQIDLLVNNAGSGFAKTTEQTTEIEMQWVTDVNYFGVVRCSKAVIPGMRTRKKGHIINISSVGGLVGQPFNELYCGAKFAVEGYTEALASYLTDAFHIQFTLVEPGGIVTDFMQSAMEKTMTAGKMAHQAYMPILKKYMSGIKQRTEGSSQQVYQTPLEVAKVILAVAQNENPPLRIRTSEWAEEFCSLKTQADPDGTKSVERIKERFLS; from the coding sequence ATGAAAAAAATAGCTCTTATTACAGGCACCTCATCGGGACTTGGGCTCGAAACCGCCATCATTTTGGCCAAAAATGGTTATACCGTCTACGCCACCATGCGAAGCCTAGCAAAAAAGGAACCCCTTTTAGCCCGAGCGCAAGAAGAGCACATCCAGCTAAAAGTATTGGCCCTGGATGTCACCGAACAACAATCCGTCGACAATTGTGTACAAACGATTATAGCTGCCGAAGGGCAAATAGACCTACTCGTGAACAACGCAGGTTCCGGTTTCGCCAAAACAACCGAACAAACAACGGAAATAGAAATGCAATGGGTCACCGATGTCAATTACTTTGGTGTGGTACGCTGCTCCAAAGCCGTAATTCCAGGAATGAGAACCCGAAAAAAAGGTCACATTATCAATATTTCTTCAGTAGGCGGACTTGTTGGCCAACCTTTCAATGAGCTTTACTGTGGAGCCAAATTCGCGGTAGAAGGATATACCGAAGCCTTAGCGAGCTATCTAACAGATGCCTTTCATATTCAATTTACCCTTGTTGAGCCTGGTGGTATCGTTACCGATTTCATGCAATCGGCGATGGAAAAGACAATGACAGCGGGCAAAATGGCACATCAGGCCTATATGCCGATTTTGAAAAAATATATGAGCGGCATCAAACAACGCACCGAGGGAAGTTCCCAACAGGTATATCAAACTCCTCTAGAGGTCGCTAAAGTTATCTTGGCGGTCGCTCAAAATGAAAATCCACCCTTGCGCATACGTACGTCGGAGTGGGCCGAGGAGTTTTGCTCCCTAAAAACCCAAGCCGATCCCGATGGGACTAAATCGGTCGAACGGATAAAGGAGCGGTTTCTTTCGTAA
- a CDS encoding DUF2461 domain-containing protein has translation MNFKNQINFLKQLQKNNNKEWMDANRKWYKEVRDDFIVWLDQMNAKLAVVDDEYYDTPGKKGINRINNNLMFHPNRPIYKDHFGAGLDKRPKTGDFYVEIGIERGMFAGGLWRPDPKRLRSIRDAIDYNGEELKEILNKKSFKETFGGLHEDVKLTNAPKGFSNNHPHIDLLRNKTFAVAMEFPTQEIFSDNFEKKLIAVYQEMLPFRRYLNKAVTV, from the coding sequence ATGAATTTCAAAAACCAAATCAACTTCCTCAAACAACTTCAAAAAAACAACAACAAGGAATGGATGGACGCCAACCGAAAATGGTATAAGGAAGTCCGCGACGATTTTATCGTTTGGTTAGACCAAATGAACGCGAAGTTGGCCGTGGTTGATGATGAGTATTATGATACCCCGGGGAAAAAAGGCATAAATCGTATCAACAACAACCTGATGTTTCACCCTAATAGGCCCATATACAAAGACCATTTTGGTGCGGGCTTGGACAAGCGGCCGAAGACTGGAGATTTTTACGTGGAAATCGGAATAGAACGCGGTATGTTCGCTGGCGGACTCTGGCGACCGGATCCAAAGCGCCTACGAAGTATTCGGGACGCCATCGATTACAATGGGGAAGAACTAAAAGAAATCCTGAACAAAAAGTCATTTAAAGAAACCTTTGGAGGCCTTCACGAGGATGTGAAACTTACCAATGCTCCCAAGGGGTTTTCGAACAATCACCCGCATATCGACTTGTTGCGCAACAAAACTTTCGCCGTAGCGATGGAATTCCCTACCCAGGAGATTTTCTCCGATAATTTTGAGAAAAAGTTGATTGCCGTATATCAAGAGATGTTACCGTTTCGCAGGTATTTGAACAAGGCCGTTACGGTGTAA
- a CDS encoding four helix bundle protein, protein MTFEPRFKFEKLRIWQDAMNLGEDINLLTESFPKKELYNLSSQLCRAVDSVALNISEGSIIQSVPEFRKFLGYSARSLAEVVTCLHKAKNRDYVKIIEFEKLYNSCFKLMNMIIAFRNKL, encoded by the coding sequence ATGACATTTGAACCAAGATTCAAATTTGAAAAGTTACGGATATGGCAAGATGCTATGAACCTCGGAGAGGATATTAATCTTTTGACCGAAAGTTTCCCTAAAAAAGAGCTATATAATTTATCATCACAACTCTGCAGAGCGGTGGACTCCGTAGCATTAAATATTTCGGAGGGGTCTATAATTCAGTCTGTCCCAGAATTCAGGAAATTTTTAGGGTATTCGGCCCGGTCATTGGCCGAAGTCGTCACATGCCTCCATAAAGCGAAAAACAGGGATTATGTTAAAATTATTGAATTTGAAAAATTGTATAATTCTTGCTTTAAATTAATGAACATGATCATAGCCTTTAGGAACAAACTTTAA
- a CDS encoding TIGR00266 family protein: MNAHEIDYEIFGEEMQYVEIELDPQEAVVAEAGSFMMMDSDIKMDTIFGDGSNQEKGVLGKIFSAGKRILTGESLFMTAFLNNGQGKKQVSFASPYPGKILPIDLSEINGKFICQKDAFLCAAKGVTVGIEFSKKLGRGLFGGEGFIMQKLEGDGMAFVHAGGTLAKKYLQTGETLKVDTGCIVGFTQDIDYDIEFVGGIKNTIFGGEGLFFATLKGPGTVYVQSLPFSRLAGRVLASLPRGGKDKGEGSILGGLGDIIGGDNRF; this comes from the coding sequence ATGAACGCACACGAAATCGATTACGAAATTTTTGGAGAAGAAATGCAATATGTCGAAATAGAGCTCGATCCGCAAGAGGCCGTTGTGGCAGAGGCCGGAAGCTTTATGATGATGGACAGCGACATTAAAATGGACACCATTTTCGGAGACGGCTCCAACCAAGAAAAAGGGGTGCTCGGAAAGATATTTTCCGCTGGGAAAAGAATCCTTACCGGGGAAAGTCTTTTTATGACGGCCTTTTTGAACAATGGCCAAGGCAAGAAGCAAGTGAGCTTCGCCTCGCCCTATCCGGGCAAAATCTTACCGATAGACCTATCTGAAATCAATGGGAAGTTCATTTGCCAGAAAGATGCATTCCTATGTGCGGCTAAAGGCGTGACCGTGGGTATCGAGTTTTCAAAAAAACTGGGCCGTGGTCTTTTTGGTGGCGAAGGTTTTATCATGCAAAAGCTGGAAGGTGATGGTATGGCCTTTGTGCACGCGGGAGGAACATTGGCAAAAAAGTACTTGCAAACAGGGGAGACCTTGAAAGTAGACACGGGCTGCATTGTTGGCTTTACCCAGGACATCGATTATGATATCGAATTTGTAGGAGGTATCAAGAACACGATTTTCGGCGGCGAGGGTCTTTTCTTTGCCACCCTCAAAGGACCGGGAACCGTTTATGTGCAGTCGTTACCCTTTAGCCGTTTGGCCGGCAGGGTACTGGCGTCGCTTCCAAGAGGAGGCAAGGACAAAGGTGAGGGCAGTATTCTTGGAGGCTTAGGTGATATCATTGGCGGGGACAATAGATTTTAA
- the ribH gene encoding 6,7-dimethyl-8-ribityllumazine synthase, with the protein MATATKNLSAYDKTTIPNAEKLRFGIVVSEWNSKITEGLYQGAKAALLDCGAIPENVLRWDVPGSFELTYGCKKMAQTLDVDAIIAIGSVIQGETKHFDFVCSATAQGIKDLNVILKVPVIFCVLTDNTLQQAIDRSGGKHGNKGAEAAIAAIKMAVLGN; encoded by the coding sequence ATGGCTACGGCAACTAAAAATTTATCGGCTTACGATAAGACAACGATCCCAAATGCGGAAAAGCTCCGGTTTGGGATCGTTGTTTCTGAATGGAATTCAAAAATCACAGAAGGTCTGTACCAAGGCGCTAAGGCCGCATTGTTGGATTGTGGGGCCATCCCTGAAAATGTACTGCGATGGGACGTTCCGGGAAGTTTTGAGCTCACCTATGGCTGCAAGAAAATGGCGCAGACTCTGGACGTTGATGCCATCATTGCCATTGGTAGTGTGATTCAAGGCGAAACCAAACATTTCGATTTTGTATGCAGTGCTACTGCTCAAGGCATCAAAGACCTGAATGTTATACTTAAGGTCCCCGTTATTTTTTGTGTGCTTACTGACAATACGCTACAACAGGCAATAGACCGTAGCGGCGGCAAACACGGGAACAAGGGTGCCGAGGCTGCCATTGCGGCAATAAAAATGGCCGTTTTGGGCAACTGA
- a CDS encoding tetratricopeptide repeat protein, with amino-acid sequence MATYKKRGHKPKNRAEEQQIDEQESATAEVFSTLDESASKTEEWVSNNQNYILGVIGIIAVALLGYLGYNQFVQKPKDADASNELYYPQQYFDQAIAATTAKDSLYNLALNGAEGKYGFLNIIEEYPGTKAANLANYSAGMAYLNMQKYQEAITYLSDFSSDDDVLGAMAKGGLGDAFMQLDQPEEALGYYEGAVAHSTNDFTTPKFLYKAGVTAMELNQNDKALQYFQRIKDEFSKSQEARTIDAFIGMAKSGK; translated from the coding sequence ATGGCAACATATAAAAAGCGCGGACATAAACCTAAAAATCGGGCCGAAGAGCAGCAGATAGATGAACAGGAAAGCGCAACGGCTGAGGTTTTTAGCACCTTGGATGAAAGTGCGTCGAAGACCGAAGAATGGGTCTCGAACAACCAGAATTATATTCTTGGGGTTATCGGCATTATCGCTGTAGCACTTTTAGGATATTTGGGCTACAACCAATTCGTGCAAAAGCCAAAAGATGCCGATGCGTCCAACGAACTGTACTACCCGCAGCAGTATTTTGATCAAGCTATTGCCGCAACTACTGCCAAAGATTCCCTTTACAATTTGGCCTTGAACGGGGCGGAGGGCAAATATGGTTTTCTAAACATCATAGAGGAGTATCCTGGGACAAAAGCAGCCAACCTTGCTAATTACTCTGCTGGAATGGCATATTTGAATATGCAAAAATACCAAGAGGCCATTACCTACCTCAGTGATTTTTCTTCGGATGACGATGTTTTAGGTGCTATGGCGAAAGGAGGATTGGGTGATGCTTTTATGCAATTAGACCAGCCCGAAGAGGCATTGGGATACTATGAAGGCGCCGTCGCACACAGCACGAACGACTTTACGACTCCAAAGTTTTTATACAAGGCGGGCGTGACCGCAATGGAATTGAATCAAAACGACAAAGCGCTTCAGTATTTTCAGCGGATAAAAGACGAATTTTCAAAATCGCAGGAAGCCCGTACCATCGATGCTTTTATCGGTATGGCGAAAAGTGGAAAGTAA
- the recF gene encoding DNA replication/repair protein RecF (All proteins in this family for which functions are known are DNA-binding proteins that assist the filamentation of RecA onto DNA for the initiation of recombination or recombinational repair.), with product MFLNSLSLLNYKNFESENFEFDSKINCFVGENGIGKTNILDAIYHLSFGKSYFNPIATQNIRHGTDFFVVEGEFEKEDRIEKVVCSLKKGAKKVIKRNGKAYDRLSDHIGLLPLVIISPADRDLIIEGSDTRRKFIDGVISQQDKQYLQDLIKYNKVLAQRNSLLKYFHLNQTFEPTTLSVYNEQLSGYGSSIFKKRVAFLEVFVPILRTQYENISGGKETIDLNYESKLLEDDLPSLLEKNSDRDRALQYTSVGTHKDDLGFEIGGYSVKKFGSQGQQKSFLIALKLAQFQFIKQQAGTTPILLLDDIFDKLDENRVSQIVALVNDENFGQIFISDTHPERTENVVKNIHQSYKIFKL from the coding sequence ATGTTTCTGAACAGCTTATCGCTCCTAAATTACAAGAATTTCGAATCCGAGAATTTTGAATTCGATTCCAAAATCAACTGCTTTGTCGGGGAGAACGGTATCGGGAAAACGAATATTCTCGATGCCATCTATCACCTATCGTTCGGGAAAAGCTATTTCAATCCGATAGCCACCCAGAACATCAGACATGGTACCGATTTTTTTGTGGTGGAAGGGGAATTCGAAAAAGAGGATCGCATTGAAAAGGTGGTATGTAGCCTTAAAAAAGGTGCCAAAAAGGTAATCAAGCGCAACGGAAAAGCGTACGATCGGCTTTCGGATCATATCGGGCTTTTACCCTTGGTCATCATCTCTCCTGCCGACCGGGATTTGATTATCGAAGGCAGCGACACCAGAAGAAAATTTATCGATGGGGTCATCTCGCAACAAGACAAACAATATCTGCAGGACCTTATCAAATATAATAAGGTATTGGCGCAGCGCAATTCGCTATTAAAATACTTTCATTTGAACCAAACGTTCGAGCCTACGACCTTGTCCGTATATAACGAGCAATTGAGCGGATACGGGTCATCCATTTTTAAAAAAAGAGTCGCTTTCCTGGAGGTCTTCGTACCAATTTTAAGGACACAATACGAGAATATTTCAGGTGGAAAGGAAACCATCGACCTCAACTATGAAAGCAAACTATTGGAAGATGATTTGCCATCCCTACTAGAAAAAAATAGCGATCGGGACCGAGCGCTGCAATACACCTCTGTCGGTACTCATAAAGACGATCTAGGGTTTGAAATCGGAGGTTATTCCGTAAAAAAATTCGGCAGCCAAGGGCAACAGAAATCATTTCTCATCGCATTGAAACTTGCGCAGTTTCAGTTTATCAAACAACAGGCAGGAACAACACCGATACTATTGTTAGATGATATCTTCGATAAATTGGACGAAAACCGGGTATCCCAAATAGTAGCCCTGGTTAACGATGAAAATTTCGGGCAAATCTTTATTAGCGACACCCATCCCGAACGCACCGAAAATGTTGTTAAAAACATTCATCAATCGTATAAAATATTTAAATTGTAA
- a CDS encoding DUF721 domain-containing protein: MSKKHQDHQNMGEALNAFIQKNKLQKGMDRVQVRDAWANLMGNGVNNYTTSVELQRNTLFVSLSSSVLREELSHGKSKIITMLNEELGKELIKKMVLR, encoded by the coding sequence ATGAGTAAAAAACATCAGGACCATCAAAATATGGGAGAGGCGCTCAATGCATTTATCCAAAAGAACAAGCTGCAAAAAGGTATGGATAGAGTTCAGGTAAGGGACGCCTGGGCAAATCTTATGGGAAATGGGGTGAACAACTATACCACCTCGGTCGAGCTGCAACGCAATACCTTGTTCGTATCGCTATCTTCTTCGGTGCTACGCGAGGAACTAAGCCATGGAAAATCAAAAATAATCACCATGCTGAACGAAGAACTCGGTAAGGAATTGATTAAAAAAATGGTGTTGCGATGA
- a CDS encoding nucleoside-diphosphate kinase, producing MTNRTFTMIKPDAVENGHIGAILDKITSAGFKIIAMKYTQLSKRDAQEFYAIHKERPFYGELVSFMTRGPIVSAILEKDNAVDDFRALIGATNPAEAAEGTIRKLFAKDIGENAVHGSDSDENAAIEGAFHFAGREIY from the coding sequence ATGACAAATAGAACATTTACAATGATCAAGCCCGATGCCGTAGAAAATGGACATATAGGCGCTATTTTAGATAAAATAACCAGTGCGGGCTTTAAAATCATTGCGATGAAATATACCCAACTGAGCAAACGGGATGCGCAAGAATTTTACGCTATACACAAAGAACGTCCGTTTTATGGGGAGTTAGTTAGCTTTATGACCCGTGGGCCCATTGTTTCCGCTATTCTCGAGAAAGATAATGCGGTAGATGATTTTCGTGCACTAATCGGTGCTACCAATCCAGCAGAGGCGGCGGAAGGTACTATCCGTAAATTGTTTGCGAAGGATATCGGCGAAAATGCAGTACACGGTTCCGATAGTGATGAGAATGCCGCTATTGAAGGCGCATTTCATTTTGCCGGACGTGAGATTTACTAA
- a CDS encoding alkaline phosphatase D family protein: protein MKKTTILFGALFFLIGCKSSQTVSENENTIATEPLLEEFTIAFGSCNRTDLPNLLWDDILAIQPDLWLWGGDNIYADTDDMQQLRSMYRAQDQIAGYRELKSKTPVLGTWDDHDYGLNDGGVEFTAKKESQQEFLNFMNVPEDSPRRMREGIYAAQDLPKTKGMVKVIVLDTRYFRTAVTPDTETAKRLKPNKYGEGTVLGSAQWQWFEKELRNSKAEFNIVVSSIQLLSNEHGFEGWGNFPHEVDRFKRLVSDSKAKGVIVLSGDRHISEFSKTEVDGLSYPLIDFTSSGLTHAYRGFTGEPNPFRVGEVIFTESFGTLYFDLQEKKVLFKIIGDGGIVLGSLEQQY, encoded by the coding sequence ATGAAAAAAACGACTATACTTTTTGGGGCCTTGTTCTTCCTCATCGGATGTAAATCGTCCCAGACTGTCTCAGAAAACGAAAACACAATAGCTACCGAACCATTGCTAGAGGAGTTTACAATTGCTTTTGGCTCTTGTAATCGAACCGACCTGCCCAATCTGCTCTGGGACGATATTTTGGCGATCCAACCCGACTTGTGGTTATGGGGCGGAGACAATATTTATGCGGATACCGACGACATGCAGCAACTGCGTAGCATGTACCGGGCACAGGACCAAATAGCGGGTTATCGCGAACTGAAGTCAAAAACACCTGTTTTGGGCACATGGGACGATCATGATTATGGCCTCAACGACGGCGGGGTCGAATTCACAGCCAAAAAAGAAAGCCAGCAGGAATTTCTAAACTTTATGAACGTTCCAGAGGATAGTCCACGAAGAATGCGGGAAGGGATATATGCCGCCCAAGATTTACCGAAGACCAAAGGAATGGTGAAGGTAATCGTTCTGGATACCCGCTATTTTAGAACTGCGGTAACACCCGACACCGAAACCGCGAAAAGACTAAAACCAAATAAGTACGGCGAGGGCACGGTTCTCGGATCCGCTCAATGGCAATGGTTCGAGAAAGAATTGCGTAATTCAAAGGCGGAATTCAATATCGTAGTGAGCAGTATTCAACTGCTATCGAACGAGCACGGCTTTGAGGGTTGGGGCAATTTTCCGCATGAGGTAGACCGTTTTAAACGGTTGGTTTCCGATTCGAAGGCAAAGGGCGTTATCGTCCTGTCCGGTGACCGCCACATTTCGGAATTTTCCAAAACCGAGGTAGACGGACTTTCATACCCGCTTATCGATTTTACCAGTAGCGGACTTACGCACGCCTATCGCGGCTTTACGGGCGAGCCCAATCCGTTTCGAGTCGGGGAAGTCATTTTTACTGAAAGTTTCGGCACCTTGTATTTTGATCTTCAAGAGAAAAAAGTACTTTTTAAGATAATCGGTGATGGTGGTATCGTACTGGGTAGCCTTGAACAACAGTATTAG
- a CDS encoding DHH family phosphoesterase yields MNSEDIKAIQELLAVPQQIVIIPHKNPDGDAIGSTLGLWHYLTNSGLSATIIAPNDYPKFLKWMPGNEHILNFERHNSQAKEKLAEASLIFTLDFNHLGRTGQMAPLLESSEAKFVMIDHHQAPSDYAVVTYSDVSKSSTCEMVYEFIAYLGGKDHISAEIANCLYTGIMTDTGSFKFSSTTSRTHRIVADLIDKGAQNTEIHHQIYDTNSPSRLHLLGCALKNMVILEEYSTAYITLSQEELDRYGYNKGDTEGFVNYGLTLDGIIFAVIFIENKEEGIIKISFRSTGNFSVNEFARTHFEGGGHTNAAGGKSDDTLSETVQRFRSHLKNYEEQLLIQSS; encoded by the coding sequence ATGAATTCGGAGGACATCAAGGCAATACAAGAACTACTCGCCGTACCACAGCAAATCGTTATCATTCCACATAAAAATCCCGATGGCGATGCTATCGGCTCTACTTTAGGGCTTTGGCATTATCTAACGAATAGTGGACTTTCCGCCACCATTATCGCCCCGAACGATTACCCGAAGTTTCTAAAGTGGATGCCCGGTAACGAGCATATTCTCAACTTTGAACGTCACAATTCCCAAGCGAAGGAAAAACTGGCAGAAGCGAGCCTTATTTTTACGTTGGATTTCAATCATTTGGGAAGAACCGGACAAATGGCGCCACTTCTTGAAAGTTCGGAGGCCAAATTTGTGATGATCGATCATCATCAAGCCCCTTCCGATTATGCAGTGGTTACCTATTCCGATGTGAGTAAAAGCTCTACTTGCGAAATGGTTTATGAGTTCATTGCCTATTTGGGTGGTAAAGACCATATATCCGCCGAAATCGCCAACTGCTTGTATACTGGTATTATGACCGATACGGGATCTTTTAAATTTTCATCTACGACCAGCAGAACACATCGTATTGTAGCCGACCTTATTGATAAAGGTGCACAAAACACCGAAATACATCATCAGATTTACGACACCAATTCGCCAAGCCGATTGCATCTTTTGGGCTGTGCCCTCAAGAATATGGTCATTTTGGAAGAATACAGCACGGCCTACATCACCCTGTCCCAAGAAGAATTGGATCGATATGGGTACAACAAGGGAGATACCGAAGGCTTTGTGAATTATGGATTAACGCTGGATGGTATTATCTTTGCCGTGATTTTTATAGAAAATAAGGAAGAAGGTATCATAAAGATTTCCTTCCGTTCTACGGGTAATTTTTCGGTAAATGAATTCGCCCGCACCCATTTTGAAGGCGGTGGCCATACCAATGCTGCGGGAGGAAAGAGCGATGATACCCTTTCAGAAACCGTACAACGTTTTAGAAGCCATTTGAAAAATTACGAGGAGCAATTACTTATTCAAAGTTCATAA
- the gldI gene encoding gliding motility-associated peptidyl-prolyl isomerase GldI — protein sequence MSALLLFANCGQPEPRRPIQQKTGKYFGANVARNKALLEEEQQLIKAIIEQDSLHHYEHSASGSWYYYIRKNDTATYLPKANDLVTIAYNVVSFDNDTIYSGEEIGIKKYKVDMEELFPGLRYSVKLLKENESATFLFPSSLGYGYQGDGDKIGVNVPLKSTLTVLKIEKEQTP from the coding sequence TTGTCAGCTCTTCTTCTTTTCGCTAATTGTGGCCAACCCGAACCCCGCAGGCCTATTCAGCAAAAAACAGGTAAATATTTCGGGGCGAATGTCGCCCGCAATAAAGCGTTACTCGAGGAAGAACAGCAGCTTATAAAAGCCATTATCGAACAAGACTCCCTACATCATTATGAACACAGTGCTAGCGGATCATGGTATTATTATATCCGGAAGAACGATACCGCGACCTATTTACCCAAGGCAAATGACCTAGTTACCATTGCCTACAACGTGGTAAGCTTCGACAATGACACAATTTATTCCGGTGAAGAAATCGGAATCAAAAAGTACAAAGTAGATATGGAAGAACTCTTTCCAGGGCTCCGTTACAGCGTAAAGTTGCTGAAAGAAAACGAAAGCGCAACATTTTTGTTCCCTTCCTCCCTAGGTTATGGCTATCAAGGAGACGGGGATAAAATCGGGGTAAACGTGCCTCTTAAAAGTACGTTGACCGTTTTAAAAATAGAAAAAGAACAAACACCATAA